The following is a genomic window from Xylanibacillus composti.
CCAAGATCCAGATCCTCGTGTCCCCAGCCTTGAAAATTCGTGTCGAAGCCGCCAATCTGCTCCAGGCAGCTGCGGTCTACAGAGACATTGCCCGTATAGAACAACAGCCATCGCAAGGAGCTCTTCATGCTGACGGGCAGTGTTTTGTACATTTCGAGCTTCGTCATTCTCTCCCGCACTGCATCCGGATTGCGCCGAACGCGACCCAACACGTACAGGTGATCCAGCTCCTTCTCCGAGTACAAGACATCGGTCCTCTTGCCAAGCAAGACGCACGGCTCCCGATGGCCCTCGATATGTCTGCGCACGAAATCCGCGGCAGGCACCCGGTCGTCGTCAACGAAGATGACGATATCCCCCTTCGCCTGAGCCAGACCCAAATTTCTGGCGGCGGCTCGGCCTACATTGTGCTCGCTAATCACGATGACAGGCTGGAAGCCGAACGAGCTTTGCTTGAACTGCTCTATGGTTGTCTTCGAGCAGCCGTCGAAGACGATGATGACCTCGACATCGGCGCCAACTTGCGATTCCAGCGCGTGAAGCGTCAAGCGAAGCCTGGACAGCTTGTCCTTGGTTGGAATAATAATGCTGGCTTTCATAATGAGCGATCCTCCTTTTGCCATTCTGTCAAGGATGGCTGATGATTGTGCTCCTCCCGCAAGCGGTCTTTGCCATACTGCAAGCGAATGACGACAATGAACATGCCAATCAGCACCAGCTGGGTAAGCAAAGAAGCGGCCATGGCCCCCGCTATCCCGTAGAGTTTCGTCAAATACACTGTTGCACCCAGCAGGAACGGCATCGGAATGCCCAGCACCTGCAGGCAGATCAGCGCCCCCTTCTTGCCCTCCACCGTAAAAATGGAGTTCATCACCCAGTACAAGAAGTGAAACCCGGTACCGATCGATACGAGCGCAACAAACGTCCAGTTCAGCGGGTATTCGCTGCCGAACAAGAAGAGCAGTGTCACGCACAGCACGGCGTTGGCCAGCATGGCAGCCGGCAATATCAGCGGCGTCAGCTTCATCAACCGGCGATACAGCATCAGCTTGTCCATCTGAGCGACTGTCGGCAGGAACACGACTGCGAATATTTCATGAAACAATAAATTGAAAAACATGCGGACATTGACCATGTAGACAGAGTAAATGCCAACCTCGTAGCCGGAATAAAAGTAGTTGACGATAAAA
Proteins encoded in this region:
- a CDS encoding glycosyltransferase family 2 protein, which codes for MKASIIIPTKDKLSRLRLTLHALESQVGADVEVIIVFDGCSKTTIEQFKQSSFGFQPVIVISEHNVGRAAARNLGLAQAKGDIVIFVDDDRVPAADFVRRHIEGHREPCVLLGKRTDVLYSEKELDHLYVLGRVRRNPDAVRERMTKLEMYKTLPVSMKSSLRWLLFYTGNVSVDRSCLEQIGGFDTNFQGWGHEDLDLGIRLAKQGIPFRKDDAIVNYHLMHDSNFDLRQRRKESARNLAYMIRKYRKDAIVLLLAIFYVRHKLFGLRYNRQVVQEKNVLVGKS